In Salinigranum rubrum, one genomic interval encodes:
- a CDS encoding zinc-dependent alcohol dehydrogenase, producing MALPESVRAAVVDEPGHITIQEFDMPEVGTDGLLLEVEMTGVCGTDPKIYEHKRADVTLPVIPGHEMVGRVAKIGDDAREMYHVDVDDRIVARPQIACGQCEECFTNGPIFCEHGRNYGITVPSTEPPHLWGSYSEYMYIAPVSSVIKISDSVTPEAAILGPAVLGNSIRWTQEGADLFANPIVIQGPGPQGLGAVIAAKEAGASPIIITGVNGDEARLEMAEQLGADLTINVSELDGPLENEVRDVLDGKLSPRVLDTTGHPAGMQNSLDVVGREGTVVMIGQGGAGVETPVEFDSLISRDVTIENFRSHRIPHARQAMRFIEETDYPLEDLVTHVFDLDDAEKAIKTVMGEEDVDEPPIKVVIEP from the coding sequence ATGGCACTCCCTGAATCAGTGAGAGCGGCAGTAGTCGACGAACCGGGCCACATCACTATCCAAGAGTTCGATATGCCCGAGGTCGGGACAGACGGCCTCTTACTCGAAGTCGAGATGACTGGCGTATGTGGCACTGATCCAAAGATCTACGAGCACAAGCGGGCGGACGTAACACTCCCCGTCATCCCCGGCCATGAGATGGTCGGGCGCGTCGCCAAGATCGGCGACGACGCGCGAGAGATGTACCACGTCGATGTAGACGACCGGATCGTCGCGCGCCCGCAGATTGCCTGCGGCCAGTGTGAAGAGTGCTTTACGAACGGCCCGATCTTCTGCGAGCATGGACGAAACTACGGCATTACGGTTCCGTCGACCGAGCCACCTCACCTCTGGGGAAGCTACAGCGAGTACATGTACATTGCGCCCGTCTCCTCGGTCATCAAAATCTCCGACTCCGTTACCCCGGAAGCCGCAATTCTCGGTCCGGCAGTGCTTGGAAATAGCATTCGCTGGACGCAAGAAGGCGCAGATCTCTTTGCGAATCCCATCGTCATTCAGGGGCCGGGTCCACAGGGACTCGGTGCAGTCATCGCCGCCAAAGAGGCCGGTGCGTCGCCGATCATCATAACCGGCGTCAACGGTGACGAGGCCAGACTGGAGATGGCGGAGCAGCTCGGGGCGGACTTGACAATCAATGTATCGGAGCTGGATGGACCACTGGAAAACGAAGTCCGGGACGTGCTGGACGGCAAGCTGTCCCCGCGAGTACTAGACACGACTGGACATCCAGCGGGGATGCAGAACTCGCTAGACGTGGTCGGGAGAGAAGGGACGGTCGTCATGATCGGACAGGGTGGCGCAGGCGTCGAAACTCCCGTCGAATTCGATAGTCTCATCTCGCGAGACGTGACGATAGAGAACTTCCGGTCGCATCGAATTCCGCACGCACGCCAGGCAATGCGATTTATCGAAGAGACCGACTACCCGTTAGAGGATCTCGTGACACACGTCTTCGACCTCGACGATGCGGAGAAAGCTATCAAGACGGTCATGGGTGAGGAGGATGTGGACGAACCGCCGATCAAAGTCGTGATCGAGCCGTAA
- a CDS encoding MmgE/PrpD family protein, translating into MAGATADLVEICNSIEYESLPDSTIRATKKLVLDTLACSVGGYGAEPCEIVREYVKERGGDEATILGETDSVSIEGASLINCTYARYLDINDVYWSSAGDAGHPSGNIPLALAVAEHEGASGKELVEAIVGSYEAQLRLYEAPKVSTFTEVGWDHTSAAHISSPIAAGMLMGLDNEQLLNAVGIAGSSVVLGELRVGDISMIKAPAFGFAAERGVEAAKLARKGFTGPKKIIEGNRGYLQMLAGGGNEALFSEPPEEYLLEGACIKRYPAAYVMNTPIQTTLELVTENDIHPEEVESVHVETFGWLLEDMVEGMGDTPRTHPENKETADHSLPYVTAVSILDRELGLGQFTPERIASDDVREMMDRITFEQREEFEQYWPESYPVTVTIQTTDGETYDHHRKYATGDPREPLSFDQIEEKFASLGDEVYSDERRKQIADVIRNLEELDDVSELLELFVTK; encoded by the coding sequence ATGGCAGGAGCCACAGCGGATCTCGTAGAGATCTGTAACTCGATCGAATATGAATCGCTCCCGGACTCGACAATCCGGGCGACCAAGAAACTGGTTCTTGATACGCTGGCCTGTTCGGTCGGTGGGTATGGGGCTGAGCCCTGTGAGATTGTTCGAGAATACGTCAAAGAGCGCGGCGGCGACGAGGCGACGATCCTCGGCGAGACCGATTCCGTCTCTATCGAAGGGGCGTCACTAATCAACTGCACCTACGCACGGTATCTCGATATCAACGACGTGTACTGGTCCTCGGCCGGTGACGCGGGCCATCCGAGTGGGAATATTCCACTGGCACTGGCCGTCGCGGAACACGAAGGCGCGAGTGGCAAAGAACTCGTTGAGGCAATTGTCGGGAGCTACGAGGCTCAACTCCGTCTGTACGAAGCACCGAAGGTCTCGACGTTCACTGAAGTCGGATGGGACCACACGTCGGCAGCACACATTTCTTCGCCGATCGCGGCCGGGATGCTCATGGGACTGGACAACGAGCAGCTGCTCAATGCGGTCGGGATCGCTGGCAGCTCTGTGGTCCTAGGTGAGTTGCGAGTCGGGGATATCTCGATGATCAAAGCGCCCGCCTTTGGCTTTGCCGCCGAGCGGGGAGTCGAGGCGGCGAAACTTGCCAGAAAGGGATTCACAGGACCGAAAAAGATCATCGAAGGGAACCGAGGCTATCTCCAGATGCTGGCTGGCGGTGGGAACGAGGCACTCTTCTCGGAACCACCCGAGGAGTACCTCCTCGAGGGCGCCTGTATCAAACGCTATCCTGCAGCGTACGTCATGAACACACCAATCCAGACGACACTCGAACTCGTGACCGAAAACGACATTCACCCCGAAGAAGTCGAGTCGGTTCACGTCGAGACGTTCGGCTGGCTGCTCGAAGACATGGTCGAAGGCATGGGCGACACGCCACGAACCCACCCCGAAAACAAAGAGACCGCCGATCACAGCCTGCCATACGTCACCGCCGTCTCGATCCTCGACCGCGAACTCGGTCTCGGCCAATTCACGCCGGAACGGATCGCAAGTGACGACGTTCGCGAGATGATGGACCGCATCACGTTCGAACAGCGCGAGGAATTCGAACAGTACTGGCCTGAGAGCTATCCCGTCACAGTCACCATCCAGACGACAGACGGAGAAACGTACGACCACCACCGCAAGTACGCGACAGGCGACCCGAGAGAGCCGTTATCGTTTGATCAGATCGAGGAGAAGTTCGCTTCCCTTGGCGACGAGGTTTACTCCGACGAACGTCGCAAACAAATCGCCGACGTCATCCGGAATCTTGAGGAACTCGACGACGTAAGTGAACTGCTCGAACTGTTCGTCACCAAATAA
- a CDS encoding aldehyde dehydrogenase: MGGEEDIDRAVASSRRCYESDEWQSLTATERGELLDALADEIEANIDRLSRAETLANGKLLSAMRSQVESLPGWYRYYAGLADKVTGDTIQSDKERMFTFTLTEPYGVVGVITPWNSPLMLATYKLAPAFAAGNTAVLKPSEITPVSAIMLAELALDAGFPPGALNVVTGYGDAGAALSTHDNIDKVAFTGGTDTGSKVGAAAGKNIIPATLELGGKSANIVFPDADLDNAVVGAVKGIFAATGQTCIAGSRLFLHESIHDEFVDRLVERAESLALGDPRDENTEMGPVAFDGQFEKVQKYVDIGKEEATLVTGGEQRTDLSGELFYAPTIFTGVENDMRIAQEEIFGPVLSVLTYEDEEEVIELANDTEYGLAAGVWTENVRRAIRVSSKLEAGVVWVNAYRESSFTTPSGGYKKSGIGIEKGKDAIEQYIQRKSVWIETEGIVSDPFKLI; the protein is encoded by the coding sequence ATGGGCGGCGAAGAAGACATCGACCGAGCAGTCGCGTCGTCTCGGCGCTGCTACGAGAGCGACGAGTGGCAGTCGCTGACGGCAACCGAACGGGGCGAGCTACTTGACGCGCTGGCCGACGAGATCGAAGCTAACATCGACCGGTTGTCTAGGGCCGAAACACTGGCCAACGGGAAGCTCCTGAGTGCGATGCGCTCACAGGTCGAGTCCTTACCCGGGTGGTACCGCTACTACGCCGGACTCGCCGATAAGGTGACCGGCGACACGATCCAGTCTGACAAAGAGCGAATGTTCACCTTCACGCTCACCGAACCATACGGCGTAGTGGGTGTCATCACCCCGTGGAACTCGCCGCTCATGTTGGCGACGTACAAGCTTGCACCTGCCTTCGCGGCCGGCAACACCGCAGTGCTGAAACCCTCGGAGATCACGCCCGTTTCGGCGATCATGCTGGCCGAACTTGCCCTCGACGCCGGCTTCCCACCTGGCGCGTTGAATGTGGTGACCGGATACGGCGATGCCGGTGCCGCCCTTTCGACACACGACAACATCGACAAAGTCGCGTTTACCGGCGGCACCGACACCGGGAGCAAAGTCGGCGCTGCCGCTGGGAAGAACATCATTCCCGCCACGCTCGAACTCGGTGGGAAGAGCGCGAATATCGTATTTCCAGACGCCGACCTCGACAACGCGGTAGTCGGTGCAGTCAAAGGAATTTTCGCCGCAACCGGCCAGACCTGTATCGCTGGGTCGCGGCTGTTCCTCCACGAGTCGATTCACGACGAATTCGTCGATCGGCTCGTAGAGCGTGCCGAATCGCTCGCTCTAGGCGATCCCCGAGACGAGAATACCGAGATGGGGCCGGTCGCCTTTGACGGCCAGTTCGAGAAAGTCCAGAAGTACGTCGACATCGGCAAAGAAGAAGCGACGCTCGTGACCGGCGGGGAGCAACGAACGGATCTCTCGGGCGAACTCTTCTACGCACCAACGATTTTCACCGGCGTCGAGAACGACATGCGCATCGCACAGGAGGAAATCTTCGGTCCGGTGCTCAGCGTTCTTACCTACGAAGATGAGGAGGAAGTCATCGAGCTTGCGAACGACACGGAGTATGGGCTCGCCGCTGGCGTCTGGACCGAGAACGTCCGGCGCGCGATACGGGTGAGTTCGAAACTTGAAGCCGGTGTCGTGTGGGTGAACGCCTACCGCGAGTCGTCGTTCACCACGCCCTCGGGCGGGTACAAAAAGAGCGGGATCGGGATCGAAAAGGGGAAAGACGCCATCGAGCAGTACATTCAGCGAAAGAGCGTCTGGATCGAGACCGAAGGAATTGTCAGCGATCCGTTCAAGTTGATCTGA